Proteins co-encoded in one Kutzneria chonburiensis genomic window:
- a CDS encoding AfsR/SARP family transcriptional regulator yields the protein METVTPSFRLLGLLQVNAARVTARRQQVVLAMLLLNANRVVPLESLLDALWGSMPPATARAQIQTSISALRRLTVTAGLGDRIRVRGLGYTIELAPAELDLHVFEDLVSRGRAELAASRSDAAREAFRGALALWRGEPLTGVDSAVVRANQVRIAERRVEAFEDCFDAELQLGRHHEIVGEISTMVEEFPLRERFVGQLMTALHRCGRRVEALAAYRTVRQTFVDELGLEPGEELRRLHQDILNGHAASTPPTASVSVPRMLPARLPYFTGAEDLLDGVADALPVTVITGRAGVGKSAVAIEAAHRLTADFPDGQLYARMTSDVADVLERFLQALGFTAIPADVEGRAALYRSAIADRRVLTVVEDAADIAQIRCLLPSTAASRLIMTTRTRTGALPGSTVFELDVLSRRDGIELLSAMVGRDRVWAEFAEAGELVELCGGLQLAVTRAAAMLAARPHWTFADLVARMRVDRLDPQVRDSLQRGFAALPPASRTLFARLGSLPTTCFASWVAAPLLDLDAVAAADALEGLVDARLVDVTGAGATARYRLHPLARIHARELLAGQENDGYQTRLLGAWLGLADEARLRLGFGARGEASRWMLPSSVVNAVLADPLGWYARERAALLATVQHAASTDAVEHCWNLAAAIADLAGAQRMFGDWRDSNDCALRAALRTGDRLGEAAMQYLLGELDLREHRYAEASARISLALGMFDRLGEIGWQELAERSLAVVDWATTPHLRHAELAG from the coding sequence GTGGAGACAGTGACACCAAGTTTCCGGCTACTGGGGCTGCTCCAGGTGAACGCCGCCCGCGTGACCGCCCGCCGCCAGCAGGTGGTGCTGGCCATGCTGCTGCTCAACGCCAACCGAGTGGTGCCATTGGAGAGCCTGCTCGACGCGCTGTGGGGCAGCATGCCGCCGGCCACCGCCCGGGCGCAGATCCAGACCAGCATCTCCGCGCTGCGCCGGCTGACCGTGACCGCCGGTCTCGGCGACCGGATTCGGGTGCGGGGCCTGGGCTACACCATCGAGCTGGCCCCGGCCGAGCTTGATCTGCACGTGTTCGAGGACCTGGTCAGCCGGGGCCGCGCCGAGTTGGCGGCGTCCAGGTCCGACGCCGCGCGGGAGGCTTTCCGTGGTGCGCTGGCGCTGTGGCGCGGGGAGCCGTTGACCGGCGTCGACAGCGCCGTGGTGCGGGCCAACCAGGTGCGCATCGCGGAGCGGCGGGTCGAGGCGTTCGAGGACTGCTTCGACGCCGAACTGCAACTGGGCCGGCACCACGAGATCGTCGGCGAGATCTCCACCATGGTCGAGGAGTTCCCGCTGCGGGAACGCTTTGTCGGCCAGCTGATGACCGCGCTGCACCGCTGCGGACGGCGGGTCGAGGCGCTGGCGGCGTACCGGACCGTGCGACAGACCTTTGTGGACGAACTCGGGCTCGAGCCGGGCGAGGAGCTGCGCCGGCTGCACCAGGACATCCTCAACGGCCACGCCGCGTCCACTCCACCCACCGCAAGCGTTTCCGTGCCGCGCATGCTGCCGGCCCGGCTGCCGTACTTCACCGGGGCCGAGGATCTGCTCGACGGGGTGGCCGATGCGTTGCCGGTCACGGTGATCACCGGTCGGGCCGGCGTTGGCAAGTCCGCGGTGGCGATCGAGGCGGCGCACCGGCTCACCGCCGATTTCCCCGACGGCCAGCTCTACGCCCGGATGACCTCGGATGTCGCCGACGTGCTCGAACGGTTCCTCCAGGCGCTGGGCTTCACCGCGATCCCGGCCGACGTCGAGGGGCGCGCGGCCCTGTACCGCAGTGCGATCGCCGACCGGCGGGTGCTGACGGTCGTGGAGGACGCGGCCGACATCGCCCAGATCCGTTGCCTGCTCCCGAGTACCGCCGCCAGTCGGCTGATCATGACCACCCGGACCCGGACCGGCGCCCTGCCCGGTTCGACCGTGTTCGAGCTGGACGTGCTCAGCCGCCGTGACGGCATCGAGCTGCTGTCGGCCATGGTCGGGCGGGACCGGGTGTGGGCCGAGTTCGCCGAGGCCGGTGAGCTGGTCGAGCTGTGCGGCGGCCTGCAACTGGCCGTCACCCGGGCTGCGGCGATGTTGGCCGCACGTCCACATTGGACGTTCGCGGACCTGGTCGCGCGGATGCGGGTCGACCGCCTGGACCCGCAGGTGCGGGACAGCCTCCAGCGCGGCTTCGCCGCGCTGCCGCCGGCATCGCGCACCTTGTTCGCGCGGCTGGGATCCCTGCCGACGACCTGCTTCGCCTCCTGGGTGGCGGCACCGCTGCTCGACCTGGACGCCGTGGCCGCGGCCGATGCGTTGGAGGGCCTCGTCGATGCGCGGCTGGTCGACGTGACCGGTGCGGGCGCGACCGCTCGCTACCGGCTGCACCCGCTCGCGCGGATCCACGCCCGTGAACTCCTGGCCGGGCAGGAAAACGACGGCTACCAGACGCGGCTGCTCGGTGCCTGGCTCGGTCTGGCCGACGAGGCGCGGCTGCGGCTGGGCTTCGGCGCCCGCGGCGAGGCGAGCCGCTGGATGCTGCCGTCGTCCGTGGTCAACGCCGTGCTGGCCGACCCGCTCGGCTGGTACGCCCGCGAACGCGCCGCCCTGCTCGCGACCGTGCAGCACGCCGCGTCCACGGACGCCGTCGAGCACTGCTGGAACCTCGCCGCCGCCATCGCCGATCTTGCTGGCGCGCAACGGATGTTCGGCGACTGGCGGGACAGCAACGACTGCGCCCTGCGCGCCGCGCTCCGCACCGGCGACCGGCTCGGTGAGGCCGCGATGCAGTACCTGCTCGGCGAACTCGACCTGCGCGAGCACCGCTACGCCGAGGCGTCGGCCCGGATCTCGCTCGCGCTCGGCATGTTCGACCGGCTCGGTGAGATCGGCTGGCAGGAGCTGGCCGAGCGGTCCCTGGCCGTCGTCGACTGGGCCACCACCCCGCACCTGCGCCACGCCGAGCTCGCCGGCTGA
- a CDS encoding pyridoxal-dependent decarboxylase, exosortase A system-associated, with product MSNTFPRVDGVLAVGGVPVDRLAARVGGTPFFAYDRDRLTARVTELRAALPAEISLSYAVKANPMPAVLHHMSGLVDGFDVASAGELQLAMDTTMPADRISFAGPGKTTAELVQAVAAGVTVELESITELRRVQDVSSDLGIQARVALRVNPDFAVRGAGMTLGGGAQQFGIDAEQVPSVLAELGDLDFYGFHVFAGSQNLRADSICEAQRATVELVLRLAAMAPTPVRYVNLGGGFGIPYSARDTALDLAPIGENLAKLVDTSLRQLDARVVIELGRYLVGEAGVYVTRVVDRKHSRGTTFLVVDGGLHHQLAASGNFGQKIRRNYPLTVATSAAATETVTVVGCLCTPLDLLGDKVELARAEVGDLIAIFQAGAYGLTASPTAFLGHPPPRELLVGATAHSLGEFKWRQ from the coding sequence ATGTCGAACACGTTCCCCCGGGTGGACGGGGTGCTGGCCGTCGGCGGCGTGCCGGTGGACCGGCTCGCGGCGCGCGTCGGCGGCACGCCGTTCTTCGCGTACGACCGCGACCGGCTCACCGCCCGCGTCACCGAGCTGCGCGCGGCGCTGCCGGCGGAGATCTCACTGAGCTACGCGGTCAAGGCCAACCCGATGCCGGCCGTGCTGCACCATATGAGCGGCCTGGTGGACGGGTTCGACGTCGCCTCGGCGGGCGAGCTCCAGCTGGCCATGGACACCACGATGCCGGCCGACCGGATCAGCTTCGCCGGCCCGGGCAAGACCACGGCCGAGCTGGTCCAGGCCGTTGCCGCGGGCGTGACCGTGGAGCTGGAGTCGATCACCGAGCTGCGCCGCGTCCAGGACGTCAGCTCGGACCTCGGCATCCAGGCCCGGGTGGCGCTGCGCGTCAATCCGGACTTCGCGGTGCGCGGCGCCGGCATGACGTTGGGCGGCGGGGCGCAGCAGTTCGGCATCGACGCCGAGCAGGTGCCGTCCGTGCTGGCGGAGCTCGGTGACCTGGACTTCTACGGCTTCCACGTGTTCGCCGGCTCGCAGAACCTGCGCGCCGACAGTATTTGTGAGGCTCAGCGGGCGACCGTCGAGCTGGTGCTGCGGTTGGCCGCAATGGCGCCGACACCGGTGCGCTACGTCAACCTCGGCGGCGGCTTCGGCATTCCGTACTCGGCCCGGGACACCGCCCTCGACCTCGCGCCGATCGGCGAGAACCTGGCCAAGCTCGTCGACACCTCGCTGCGCCAGTTGGACGCCCGCGTGGTGATCGAGCTCGGCCGCTACCTCGTCGGCGAAGCCGGCGTCTACGTGACCCGGGTGGTCGACCGCAAGCATTCGCGGGGCACGACGTTCCTGGTCGTGGACGGTGGTCTGCACCACCAGCTCGCCGCGTCCGGCAACTTCGGGCAGAAGATCCGCCGCAACTACCCGCTCACGGTGGCCACCTCGGCCGCCGCCACCGAGACCGTCACCGTCGTCGGCTGCCTGTGCACGCCGCTGGACCTGTTGGGGGACAAGGTCGAGCTGGCGCGGGCCGAGGTCGGCGACCTGATCGCGATCTTCCAGGCCGGGGCGTACGGGCTGACCGCCAGCCCGACCGCGTTCCTCGGCCACCCGCCGCCGCGCGAGCTCCTCGTCGGCGCCACGGCACACTCTCTGGGGGAGTTCAAGTGGAGACAGTGA
- a CDS encoding type I polyketide synthase — protein sequence MAANEPIAVVGIACRLPGAADPEQFWRLLDAGRDAITEPPDGRWPGATEFRRGGFIADVDRFDAAFFDISPLEAAAMDPQQRLALELSWEALENARIAPDSLRGSGTAVVVGAINGDYALLHSKLGAGPHSLTGTHRSLIANRVSYLLGLTGPSLAVDSGQSSSLVAVQVACEQLRRGSCTLALAGGVNLNLLAETTEAIAEFGALSPDGRCHTFDARANGYVRGEGGAVIVLKPLASAVADGDRIHAVILGGAVNNDGGGEGLTVPHGEAQQEVIRLAHAAAGVSPAEVGYVELHGTGTRVGDPIEARALGAVLRADRRLLVGSVKTNIGHLEGAAGIAGLLKVILSLRHGVLPASLNFETPNPDIPFDELNLDVVREKQSWPGRRIAGVSSFGVGGTNCHLVVAAGPIEPRDDSVRTDAPLIITARSAKALAAQSQTLSSFMDRDIAYSLLHTRTQFEHRSVMLGDDVVTGKVSPGATAFVFPGQGGQWVEMAQALLAEEPVFAAKLAECSAALNDFVDFDVLELLREAGDLSRVDVVQPALWAVMVSLAAVWRANGVTPEVVLGHSQGEVAAATAIGALSLVDGARVIALRSKIAGRLTGGGMMSVGAPASVVQEMLPPGVTIAAVNGPRSVVLAGPADELAGLQERLVDVRTKIVPAAYASHSPAVDVLRGELLPLFEAVRPQATDVTFISTVTGEPLDTRELDADYWFANLRQPVRFIDATRRALADGVGRFIECSPHPLLLNSIDETVEGEAAVVGTLRRDEGGTERIRRALAEAYVVGAPVAWQITGRKVDLPTYRFQRERHWYGEIAAAQTVAATGDLRETVLSSTAHVLGHKDASAIDATRPFKELGFDSNSLMRLRAQLSAQTGRKLPTSLLYDYPTPQRLVDGLKAAVADQRSENGPATPAAQPVAGQPIPADASSSDPIAVIAMGCRYPGGADSPEAFWRLIANGEDAVTPLPSNRGWDLDALFDGACVTRNGGFLHDADQFDAALFGLSPREALAMEPQQRLMLEISWEALERAGLHDLQGSSTGVFVGAMAMDYGPRLHQPTGVVDGHLMTGTALSVASGRIAYTFGFNGPALTIDTACSSSLVAIQLAVESLRRGECTLALAGGATLMASPGNLVEFTRQNGLSVDGRAKAFSDNADGTSFSEGAGVLLLERLSDAERNGHEVLAVIRGIAVNQDGASNGLTAPNGLAQREVIRKALNDAGLSTADVDVVEAHGTGTALGDPIEAHAVLATYGQNRPADRPVWLGSVKSNIGHAQAAAGVAGVIKMVMAMRHGMVPRTLHVDQPTSKVDWESGNGRVLTEHRQWPVGPRRAAVSSFGMSGTNAHVIVEGVAAEPKVSGNDNTPLLWVISARTEVSLRTQAHRLADVAETGDLHAAAAILARKPAFQHRAVIVADSREELREALQALATGEPHPALVTGEATRDTDPVFVFPGQGAQWVGMAVDLLRENETFAHELRRCDEALRPHTGWSVIDVLTHGEPTLDGTDVVQPVLWALMVSLAKLWQSIGVEPAAVIGHSQGEIAAAAVAGALTLNDAAKISALRGQIVGALDGTGGVLAVGLPANEVRQRIKPWSDRLWLAVDNGPTATVIAGDLEALDEFEAAQGDDVQLRRAPVAYAAHTPHVAAVRDELLRQLGTIEPVEATTKICSTCHGDFIDGTAMTTDYWYRNLADPVSFDPAVRKFRDRPLFIEVSPHPILAGAVREILADEGVDGTAVGTLRRNEGGQHQFLIAAATAYTQGAAVDWPKIVGPVTQRIELPTYAFDRQRFWLHTNETGMHPLLADAVPVADTGGRLLTGKISRHSAPWVVDHAVNGTVLLPGTAFVDLALTAADGDQLEDLTLHAPLVLPVTGSVQLQVTVGGEENGRRSLAIHSRTDGDWIRQADGFLSDGPRVTNRLTTWPIGTEIDLTDAYDRLKAGGYEYGPAFQLLRSAYRDGEDYLVEVAIPDAGDFTVHPALLDAALHILVLDADELKLPFSWSRVWFNGRGVNRIRVRLSNGSLAIYDENGTQIGGVESLTLAPAPQGVASAELYRVDWVEAEPTGQASLTVARPGDLTRVLAQVQEWVEKDTDERLVFRADPSTLDGARTWGLVRSAQSEHPGRFVLADCAEDEIPTTDEPQFAVRDGRFLVPRIVRHTISGSTMDLGGGTVLITGGTSGLGALIAEHLRSKGITDLLPVSRSGDVACDVADRAQLTELIKGRRITAVIHAAGVLDDATVTELTPEKLDTVLRPKAEAAWLLHELLPDLKAFVLFSSVAGVLGNPGQGNYAAANSYLDALATHRQSLGLPATSIAWGLWSLPTAMTAHVNKVAWVAPLSVQQGLEMFDAAISEPNAQLVAARWRRDGDDVPPVLRSLFKPRRAVTVEAAPAQRFDADSIFRLVRDKVAVALGHRSAATVDPDKPLREQGLDSLTSVELRNQLGAATGLRLPASLVFNHPTVTKLAGYLAGELVPAEPSPEDLLREALDRIDPSTLDDEHRDRLAAVLQETLRTLVPDTTGLDLSSDEEIFAFIDNQL from the coding sequence ATGGCTGCGAACGAGCCGATCGCCGTGGTCGGAATCGCGTGCCGGCTGCCGGGGGCGGCCGACCCGGAGCAGTTCTGGCGGCTGCTCGACGCCGGCCGCGACGCGATCACCGAGCCGCCCGACGGCCGTTGGCCTGGCGCGACGGAGTTCCGCCGCGGCGGATTCATTGCCGATGTTGACCGTTTCGATGCCGCGTTCTTCGACATTTCGCCGCTCGAGGCGGCGGCCATGGATCCGCAGCAGCGACTCGCGCTGGAACTGTCATGGGAGGCGTTGGAAAACGCCCGAATCGCGCCGGATTCGCTGCGCGGCTCGGGGACCGCGGTGGTCGTCGGGGCCATCAACGGGGACTACGCGCTGCTGCACTCGAAGCTGGGGGCCGGCCCGCATTCACTCACCGGCACCCACCGCAGCCTCATCGCCAACCGCGTGTCGTATCTGCTCGGGCTGACCGGTCCGAGCCTGGCCGTGGACAGCGGGCAGTCGTCTTCGCTGGTCGCCGTGCAGGTGGCATGCGAGCAGCTGCGTCGGGGCTCGTGCACGCTGGCGCTGGCCGGCGGCGTCAACCTGAACCTGCTGGCCGAGACCACCGAGGCCATCGCCGAGTTCGGCGCGCTGTCGCCCGACGGCCGCTGCCACACGTTCGATGCTCGCGCCAATGGCTACGTCCGTGGCGAAGGTGGCGCGGTCATCGTGCTCAAGCCGCTCGCCTCAGCTGTGGCCGACGGGGATCGCATTCACGCCGTCATCCTCGGCGGGGCCGTCAACAACGACGGCGGCGGCGAGGGGCTCACTGTTCCCCATGGCGAGGCCCAGCAGGAAGTCATCCGCCTGGCCCACGCCGCCGCCGGCGTTTCGCCGGCCGAGGTCGGGTACGTCGAGCTGCACGGCACCGGCACCAGGGTCGGCGACCCCATCGAGGCGCGCGCCCTCGGCGCGGTGCTGCGGGCCGATCGGCGGCTGCTGGTCGGGTCGGTCAAGACCAACATCGGGCACCTTGAGGGCGCGGCCGGCATTGCCGGGCTGCTCAAGGTGATCCTCAGCCTGCGGCACGGGGTGCTGCCGGCCAGCCTGAACTTCGAGACGCCCAACCCGGACATCCCGTTCGACGAGCTGAACCTCGATGTGGTGCGGGAGAAGCAGAGCTGGCCGGGTCGGCGGATCGCCGGCGTGAGCTCCTTCGGCGTCGGCGGGACGAACTGCCACCTGGTGGTGGCGGCCGGCCCGATCGAGCCTCGGGACGACTCCGTCCGCACCGACGCCCCGCTGATCATCACCGCCCGGTCGGCGAAAGCCCTTGCGGCGCAGTCGCAAACGCTTTCGTCCTTTATGGACCGTGATATCGCCTACTCGTTGCTGCACACCCGGACCCAGTTCGAACACCGTTCCGTGATGCTCGGCGATGACGTGGTCACGGGCAAGGTCTCGCCCGGTGCGACGGCGTTCGTCTTCCCCGGCCAGGGCGGTCAGTGGGTCGAGATGGCGCAGGCCCTGCTGGCCGAGGAGCCGGTGTTCGCCGCCAAGCTGGCCGAATGTTCAGCCGCGTTGAACGACTTTGTTGACTTCGACGTGCTGGAGCTGCTGCGGGAGGCCGGCGATCTGAGCCGGGTGGACGTGGTGCAGCCGGCACTGTGGGCCGTGATGGTGTCGCTCGCCGCGGTGTGGCGGGCCAACGGCGTCACCCCGGAGGTGGTGCTCGGGCACTCACAGGGCGAAGTCGCGGCGGCCACGGCGATCGGCGCGTTGTCGCTGGTCGACGGCGCGCGGGTGATCGCCCTGCGGAGCAAGATCGCCGGCCGTTTGACCGGCGGCGGCATGATGTCCGTGGGCGCACCGGCTTCCGTGGTGCAGGAGATGCTGCCGCCGGGCGTGACGATCGCGGCGGTGAACGGGCCGCGTTCAGTGGTGCTGGCCGGGCCGGCCGATGAGCTGGCGGGGTTGCAGGAGCGACTGGTCGACGTCCGGACGAAGATCGTACCGGCGGCCTATGCCTCCCACTCCCCCGCAGTCGACGTGCTGCGGGGCGAGCTGTTGCCGCTGTTCGAGGCCGTCCGTCCACAAGCGACGGACGTGACGTTCATCTCCACCGTGACCGGCGAGCCGCTGGACACCCGCGAGCTGGATGCCGACTACTGGTTCGCCAATCTGCGGCAGCCGGTGCGGTTCATCGACGCCACGCGGCGGGCGCTGGCCGACGGCGTCGGGCGGTTCATCGAGTGCAGCCCGCATCCGTTGCTGCTCAACAGCATCGACGAGACCGTCGAGGGCGAGGCCGCGGTCGTCGGTACCCTGCGTCGGGACGAAGGTGGCACCGAGCGGATCCGCCGGGCGCTGGCCGAGGCGTACGTCGTCGGCGCGCCGGTGGCGTGGCAGATCACGGGCCGCAAGGTGGACCTGCCGACCTATCGGTTCCAGCGGGAACGGCACTGGTACGGCGAGATCGCCGCCGCGCAGACGGTTGCGGCCACTGGTGATCTGCGCGAGACTGTACTCAGCTCCACTGCCCATGTGTTGGGGCACAAGGACGCGTCGGCCATCGACGCCACGCGTCCGTTCAAGGAACTCGGGTTCGACTCGAACTCGCTGATGCGCCTGCGCGCCCAGCTCTCGGCACAGACCGGGCGAAAGCTGCCGACCTCGCTGCTCTACGACTACCCGACCCCTCAGCGGTTGGTCGACGGGCTCAAGGCGGCGGTTGCGGATCAGCGGTCGGAGAATGGACCGGCCACACCGGCGGCACAACCGGTGGCCGGCCAGCCCATCCCGGCCGACGCGTCGAGTTCGGACCCGATCGCCGTGATCGCGATGGGCTGCCGCTACCCCGGCGGGGCCGACTCGCCGGAGGCTTTCTGGCGGCTCATCGCGAACGGCGAGGATGCCGTCACGCCGCTGCCGTCGAACCGCGGCTGGGATCTGGACGCGTTGTTCGACGGCGCGTGCGTGACGCGCAACGGAGGCTTTCTGCACGACGCCGACCAATTCGACGCGGCGTTGTTCGGGTTGAGCCCGCGTGAGGCGCTGGCGATGGAGCCGCAGCAGCGGCTGATGCTGGAGATCTCTTGGGAGGCCTTGGAACGGGCTGGCCTGCACGATCTCCAGGGCTCGTCGACCGGTGTGTTCGTCGGGGCGATGGCGATGGACTACGGCCCTCGCCTGCACCAGCCGACCGGGGTCGTCGACGGTCACCTGATGACCGGCACCGCCCTCAGCGTCGCCTCGGGCCGTATCGCCTACACCTTCGGCTTCAACGGCCCGGCCCTGACGATCGACACCGCCTGCTCGTCGTCGCTGGTGGCGATCCAGCTGGCCGTGGAATCGTTGCGGCGCGGGGAATGCACACTGGCCTTGGCCGGCGGAGCCACGCTCATGGCCAGCCCCGGCAACCTGGTCGAGTTCACCCGTCAGAACGGCCTGTCGGTCGACGGCCGGGCCAAAGCTTTCTCCGACAACGCCGACGGCACGTCGTTCTCCGAGGGTGCGGGCGTGCTGCTGTTGGAGCGCCTGTCCGACGCCGAGCGCAACGGGCACGAGGTGCTGGCGGTGATCCGTGGCATCGCCGTGAACCAGGACGGCGCCAGCAACGGCCTGACCGCACCGAACGGTTTGGCTCAGCGGGAAGTCATTCGCAAGGCTTTGAACGACGCCGGTCTGTCCACTGCGGACGTTGACGTCGTCGAGGCCCACGGCACCGGCACCGCCCTCGGCGACCCCATCGAAGCGCACGCCGTTCTCGCCACCTACGGCCAGAACCGCCCCGCCGATCGCCCGGTGTGGCTCGGCTCGGTCAAGTCCAACATCGGCCACGCCCAGGCGGCGGCCGGTGTCGCGGGCGTGATCAAGATGGTGATGGCCATGCGGCACGGCATGGTGCCGCGGACCCTGCACGTCGACCAGCCGACGTCCAAAGTGGACTGGGAGTCCGGCAATGGTCGGGTGCTCACCGAGCACCGGCAGTGGCCGGTTGGTCCTCGGCGCGCGGCTGTGTCCAGCTTCGGTATGTCCGGCACCAACGCCCACGTGATCGTCGAGGGGGTCGCGGCCGAGCCTAAGGTTTCCGGCAACGACAACACCCCCCTGCTTTGGGTCATCTCCGCGCGTACCGAGGTGTCGCTGCGGACCCAGGCACACCGCCTTGCCGACGTCGCCGAGACCGGCGACCTTCACGCAGCGGCAGCAATTCTGGCCCGCAAGCCGGCCTTCCAACATCGTGCGGTGATCGTCGCGGACTCCCGTGAGGAGCTGCGGGAAGCGCTGCAAGCGCTTGCGACCGGCGAACCGCACCCGGCACTAGTTACCGGCGAAGCGACCCGTGACACCGACCCGGTGTTCGTCTTCCCTGGTCAGGGGGCGCAGTGGGTGGGCATGGCGGTGGATCTGCTGCGCGAGAACGAAACCTTTGCGCACGAGCTTCGTCGATGCGATGAAGCGCTGCGGCCCCACACGGGCTGGTCGGTGATCGACGTGCTGACGCACGGCGAGCCGACGCTGGATGGCACGGACGTGGTGCAGCCGGTGCTGTGGGCGCTGATGGTGTCGCTGGCCAAGCTGTGGCAGTCGATCGGCGTCGAGCCGGCGGCGGTGATCGGCCACTCACAAGGCGAGATCGCCGCGGCGGCGGTGGCCGGGGCGCTGACACTGAACGACGCGGCGAAGATCAGCGCGCTGCGCGGGCAGATCGTCGGCGCGCTGGACGGCACGGGCGGCGTGCTGGCGGTTGGGTTGCCGGCGAACGAGGTCCGTCAGCGGATCAAGCCGTGGAGTGACCGGCTCTGGCTGGCGGTGGACAACGGCCCGACGGCCACGGTGATCGCCGGCGACCTCGAGGCGCTCGACGAATTCGAGGCGGCGCAAGGCGATGACGTGCAGCTTCGACGCGCGCCGGTGGCCTACGCCGCCCACACCCCGCACGTCGCGGCGGTCCGTGACGAACTGCTGCGGCAGCTGGGCACGATCGAGCCGGTCGAGGCGACGACCAAGATCTGCTCGACCTGCCACGGCGACTTCATCGATGGCACGGCGATGACCACCGACTACTGGTACCGCAACCTGGCCGACCCGGTCAGCTTCGACCCGGCGGTCCGGAAGTTCCGCGACCGGCCGCTGTTCATCGAGGTCAGCCCGCATCCGATCCTGGCAGGCGCGGTCCGGGAGATCCTGGCCGACGAGGGTGTCGACGGCACGGCCGTGGGGACGTTGCGCCGCAACGAAGGCGGCCAGCACCAGTTCCTGATCGCCGCCGCGACGGCGTACACACAGGGCGCGGCCGTGGATTGGCCGAAGATCGTCGGCCCGGTGACACAGCGCATCGAGCTGCCGACGTACGCCTTCGACCGGCAACGATTCTGGCTGCACACCAACGAAACCGGCATGCACCCGCTGCTGGCCGACGCGGTCCCGGTGGCCGACACCGGCGGCCGGCTGCTGACCGGCAAGATCTCCCGGCACAGCGCCCCCTGGGTGGTCGACCACGCCGTCAACGGCACGGTTCTGTTGCCCGGCACGGCCTTCGTCGACCTCGCGCTGACGGCCGCCGATGGCGACCAGCTCGAAGACCTGACCCTGCACGCCCCACTCGTCCTGCCGGTCACCGGCTCGGTGCAGCTCCAGGTCACGGTCGGCGGCGAGGAGAACGGCCGGCGCTCGCTGGCCATCCACTCCCGCACCGACGGCGACTGGATCAGGCAGGCCGACGGCTTCCTCAGTGACGGCCCCCGCGTCACCAACAGGCTCACCACCTGGCCGATCGGCACGGAGATCGATCTCACCGATGCCTACGACCGGCTCAAGGCCGGCGGTTACGAGTACGGGCCGGCGTTCCAGCTGCTGCGGAGCGCTTACCGTGACGGCGAGGACTATCTCGTCGAGGTGGCGATCCCCGATGCCGGCGACTTCACCGTCCACCCGGCGCTGCTGGACGCCGCCCTGCACATCCTCGTGCTCGACGCCGACGAACTGAAGCTGCCGTTCTCCTGGTCCCGCGTGTGGTTCAACGGCCGTGGTGTCAATCGGATCCGAGTGCGGCTGAGCAACGGATCCTTGGCCATCTATGACGAAAACGGCACGCAGATCGGCGGCGTCGAGTCGCTCACCCTGGCGCCGGCACCGCAAGGCGTTGCCTCGGCTGAGTTGTACCGCGTCGATTGGGTAGAGGCTGAGCCGACCGGCCAGGCGTCGCTGACCGTGGCCCGGCCGGGCGACCTCACGAGAGTGCTGGCCCAGGTGCAGGAGTGGGTGGAGAAGGACACCGACGAGCGGCTGGTGTTCCGCGCCGATCCGTCCACTCTGGACGGTGCGCGGACGTGGGGGCTGGTCCGTTCGGCCCAGTCCGAACATCCCGGCCGGTTCGTGCTGGCCGACTGCGCCGAGGACGAGATCCCGACCACCGACGAGCCGCAGTTCGCCGTGCGTGACGGCAGGTTCTTGGTGCCGCGCATCGTCCGGCACACCATCTCGGGGTCCACCATGGACCTCGGCGGCGGCACCGTGCTGATCACCGGCGGCACCAGCGGCCTCGGCGCATTGATCGCCGAACACCTGCGGTCCAAGGGCATCACCGATCTGCTGCCGGTGTCCCGAAGCGGCGACGTGGCCTGCGATGTCGCCGACCGGGCCCAGCTGACCGAGCTGATCAAGGGCCGCCGCATCACGGCCGTGATCCACGCGGCCGGCGTCCTCGACGACGCGACCGTCACCGAGTTGACGCCGGAGAAGCTGGACACGGTGCTCCGGCCGAAGGCCGAGGCGGCCTGGCTGCTGCACGAACTCCTGCCGGACCTCAAGGCGTTCGTGCTGTTCTCGTCGGTCGCCGGTGTGCTCGGCAACCCCGGGCAGGGCAACTACGCCGCCGCCAACAGCTATCTCGACGCGCTGGCCACCCATCGCCAGAGCCTGGGCCTGCCGGCGACCTCGATCGCCTGGGGCCTGTGGTCGCTGCCGACGGCCATGACCGCGCACGTCAACAAGGTTGCGTGGGTGGCGCCGCTGAGTGTGCAGCAGGGCCTGGAGATGTTCGACGCAGCGATCAGCGAGCCGAACGCCCAGCTCGTCGCGGCGCGGTGGCGCCGGGACGGCGACGACGTGCCGCCCGTGCTGCGAAGTCTGTTCAAGCCGCGCCGGGCCGTGACGGTCGAGGCCGCGCCGGCTCAGCGGTTCGACGCCGACTCGATCTTCCGGCTGGTCCGCGACAAGGTCGCGGTGGCGCTCGGGCACCGGTCCGCCGCCACGGTCGATCCGGACAAACCGTTGCGGGAGCAGGGACTCGACTCACTGACCTCGGTCGAGCTGCGCAACCAACTCGGTGCGGCAACGGGTCTGCGGTTGCCGGCATCACTGGTGTTCAACCACCCGACGGTGACCAAGCTGGCCGGCTACCTGGCCGGCGAGCTCGTGCCGGCCGAGCCGTCGCCGGAAGACCTGCTGCGCGAGGCGCTGGACCGCATCGATCCGTCCACTCTGGACGATGAGCACCGCGACCGGCTGGCCGCCGTGCTCCAGGAGACGCTGCGCACCCTCGTCCCCGACACAACCGGCCTTGATCTCTCCTCCGACGAGGAGATCTTCGCCTTCATCGACAACCAGCTGTGA